In a genomic window of Piliocolobus tephrosceles isolate RC106 chromosome 1, ASM277652v3, whole genome shotgun sequence:
- the LOC111522832 gene encoding receptor-type tyrosine-protein phosphatase V-like, which translates to MQPIVTDMVTVHWVAESSTAGWLCTLFRVTHDSRKEREVQRLQFPYLEPGRELPATNLLPFLAAVGQCCSRGNSKKPGTLLSRSSKGTTQLGTFLAMEQLLQQAGSECTMDVFNVTLQWSQACSLMTPTLLRGAVYLPLQLSEQRAGRRAALSWH; encoded by the exons ATGCAGCCCATTGTCACAGACATGGTGACGGTGCACTGGGTGGCTGAGAGCAGCACAGCGGGCTGGCTCTGTACCCTCTTCAGGGTTACACAT GACagcaggaaggaaagggaggtgCAGAGACTGCAGTTTCCATACCTGGAACCTGGGCGTGAGCTGCCTGCCACCAACCTGCTGCCCTTCTTGGCTGCCGTGGGCCAGTGCTGCTCTCGGGGCAACAGCAAGAAGCCGGGCACACTGCTCAGCCGCTCCAG CAAGGGTACGACCCAGCTGGGCACCTTCCTGGCCATGGAGCAGCTGCTGCAGCAGGCAGGGTCTGAGTGCACCATGGATGTTTTTAACGTGACCCTGCAGTGGTCTCAGGCCTGTAGCCTTATGACCCCAACGCTGTTGAGAG GAGCAGTATATCTACCTCTACAACTGTCTGAACAGCGCGCTGGCAGACGAGCTGCCCTGAGTTGGCACTAG